The Papio anubis isolate 15944 chromosome 1, Panubis1.0, whole genome shotgun sequence genome window below encodes:
- the TAS1R2 gene encoding taste receptor type 1 member 2, with translation MRPRATTICSLFFLLRVLAEPAKNSDFYLPGDYLLGGLFTLHANMKGIVHLDYLQVPMCKEYETKVIGYNLMQAMRFAVEEINNDSSLLPDVLLGYEMVDVCYVSNNVQPVLYFLAQEDDLLPIQENYSNYVPRVVAVIGPDNSDAVMTVANFLSLFLLPQITYSAISDELRDKVRFPALLRTAPSADHHIEAMVQLMLHFRWNWIIVLVSGDTYGRDNGQLLGDRLARGDICIAFQETLPTVQPNQNMTSEERQRLVTIVDKLQQSTARVVVVFSPDLTLYNFFNEVLRQNFTGAVWIASESWAIDPVLHNLTELRHMGTFLGITIQSVPIPGFSEFRVRDPQAGPPPLSRTSQRSTCNQECDSCLNGTLSFNNVLRLSGERVVYSVYSAVYAVAHALHSLLGCDHGTCTKTEVYPWQLLKEIWKVNFTLLDHQIAFDPQGDMALHLEIVQWQWDLSQNPFQSVASYYPLQRQLKTIQDISWHTINNTIPVSMCSKRCQSGQKKKPVGIHICCFECIDCLPGTFLNQTEDEYECQACPSNEWSHQSEASCFKRRLAFLEWHEAPTIVVALLAALGFLSTLAILVIFWRHFQTPMVRSAGGPMCFLMLTLLLVAYMVVPVYVGPPKVSTCFCRQALFPLCFTICISCIAVRSFQIVCVFKMASRFPRAYSYWVRYQGPYVSMAFITVLKMVTVVIGMLATGLNPTTRIDPDDPKIMIVSCNPNYRNSLFFNTGLDLLLSVVGFSFAYMGKELPTNYNEAKFITLSMTFYFTSSVSLCTFMSAYNGVLVTIMDLLVTVLNLLAISLGYFGPKCYMILFYPERNTPAYFNSMIQGYTMRRD, from the exons GTATGAAACGAAGGTGATAGGCTACAACCTCATGCAGGCCATGCGCTTTGCAGTGGAGGAGATCAACAATGACAGCAGCCTGCTGCCTGATGTGCTGCTAGGCTACGAGATGGTGGATGTGTGCTACGTCTCCAACAACGTCCAGCCGGTGCTCTACTTCCTGGCACAGGAAGACGACCTCCTTCCCATCCAAGAGAACTACAGTAACTACGTGCCCCGTGTGGTGGCTGTCATTGGCCCTGACAACTCCGACGCTGTCATGACTGTGGCCaacttcctctccctctttctccttccacag ATCACCTATAGTGCCATCAGCGATGAGCTGCGAGACAAGGTGCGCTTCCCGGCCTTGCTGCGCACCGCACCCAGCGCCGACCACCACATCGAGGCCATGGTGCAGCTGATGCTGCACTTCCGCTGGAACTGGATCATCGTGCTGGTGAGCGGCGACACCTATGGCCGTGACAATGGCCAGCTGCTTGGCGATCGCCTGGCCCGGGGCGACATCTGCATCGCCTTCCAGGAGACGCTGCCCACAGTGCAGCCCAACCAGAACATGACGTCAGAGGAGCGCCAGCGCCTGGTGACCATCGTGGACAAGCTGCAGCAGAGCACGGCACGCGTCGTGGTCGTGTTCTCACCCGACCTGACCCTGTACAACTTCTTCAATGAGGTGCTGCGCCAGAACTTCACGGGTGCCGTGTGGATTGCCTCCGAGTCCTGGGCCATCGACCCGGTCCTGCACAACCTCACAGAGCTGCGCCACATGGGCACCTTCCTGGGCATCACCATCCAGAGCGTGCCCATCCCTGGCTTCAGTGAGTTCCGCGTGCGAGACCCACAGGCTGGGCCGCCACCCCTCAGCAGGACCAGCCAGAGGTCCACCTGCAACCAGGAGTGTGACAGCTGCCTGAATGGCACCTTGTCCTTCAACAACGTTCTCAGGCTCTCTGGGGAGCGTGTCGTCTACAGCGTGTACTCTGCGGTCTACGCTGTGGCCCACGCCCTGCACAGCCTCCTAGGCTGTGACCACGGCACCTGCACCAAGACGGAGGTCTATCCCTGGCAG CTGCTTAAGGAGATCTGGAAGGTCAACTTCACTCTCCTGGACCACCAAATCGCCTTCGACCCGCAAGGGGACATGGCTCTGCACTTGGAGATTGTCCAGTGGCAATGGGACCTGAGCCAGAATCCCTTCCAGAGTGTCGCCTCCTACTACCCCCTGCAGCGACAGCTGAAGACAATCCAAGACATCTCCTGGCACACCATCAACAACACG atccctgtgtccatgtgttccaaGAGGTGCCAGTCGGGGCAAAAGAAGAAGCCCGTGGGCATCCACATCTGCTGCTTCGAGTGCATCGACTGCCTTCCCGGCACCTTCCTCAACCAGACTGAAG ATGAATATGAATGCCAGGCCTGCCCGAGTAACGAGTGGTCCCACCAGAGTGAGGCTTCCTGCTTCAAGCGGCGGCTGGCCTTCCTGGAATGGCATGAGGCACCCACCATCGTTGTGGCCCTGCTGGCCGCCCTGGGCTTCCTCAGCACCCTGGCCATCCTGGTGATATTCTGGAGGCACTTCCAGACTCCCATGGTTCGCTCAGCTGGGGGCCCCATGTGCTTCCTGATGCTGACGCTGCTGCTGGTAGCGTACATGGTGGTCCCGGTGTACGTGGGGCCGCCCAAGGTCTCCACCTGCTTCTGCCGCCAGGCCCTCTTTCCCCTCTGCTTCACCATCTGCATCTCTTGTATCGCCGTGCGCTCTTTCCAGATCGTCTGTGTCTTCAAGATGGCCAGCCGCTTCCCGCGCGCCTACAGCTACTGGGTCCGCTACCAAGGGCCCTACGTCTCCATGGCGTTTATCACGGTACTCAAAATGGTCACTGTGGTGATTGGCATGCTGGCCACAGGCCTCAATCCCACCACCCGTATTGACCCCGATGACCCCAAGATCATGATCGTCTCCTGCAACCCCAACTACCGCAACAGCCTGTTCTTCAACACCGGCCTGGACCTGCTGCTCTCAGTGGTGGGTTTCAGTTTCGCCTACATGGGCAAGGAACTGCCCACCAACTACAACGAGGCCAAGTTCATCACCCTCAGCATGACCTTCTATTTCACCTCATCTGTCTCCCTCTGCACCTTCATGTCTGCCTACAACGGGGTGCTGGTCACCATCATGGACCTCTTGGTCACTGTGCTCAACCTCCTGGCCATCAGCCTGGGCTACTTTGGCCCCAAGTGCTACATGATCCTCTTCTACCCGGAGCGCAACACGCCCGCCTACTTCAACAGCATGATCCAGGGCTACACCATGAGGAGGGACTAG